A genomic window from Bicyclus anynana chromosome 11, ilBicAnyn1.1, whole genome shotgun sequence includes:
- the LOC112043794 gene encoding sulfotransferase 1E1: MAPWLELPYDIRNVTPEEDKAIKKCLIGYTKTFVKCGKKGYVMPGAFRKHAEAIYNLQVRPDDIWVITFPRSGTTWTQEMVWLIENDLDFAGAKKQPLYDRFPMLETTAQIPEIAVELIKANFMNLGYFQGLNGAVKVPSWKSVDEAPSPRFIKTHLPLSLLPPSLLSTAKVIYVARDPRDVAVSYYYLHKMVAKSLMRSTFTHFWDIFRRDLLPWTPIIEHTNEAWELRHHKNMHFVFYEDMLKDLPKVIRGVCQFLDRDYSEEQIRRLADHLSFNSFKKNKTVNNTTNENGEIQFIRKGEAGGWRTHFDAKMEVQAEEFLSTRLKGLTLKYPSLCNTDGECTYL, from the exons ATGGCGCCGTGGCTGGAATTGCCCTACGATATACGGAACGTTACTCCGGAGGAAGACAAGGCCATCAAGAAATGTCTCATAG gATACACAAAAACGTTTGTAAAATGTGGCAAGAAGGGCTACGTCATGCCGGGAGCCTTCAGAAAGCACGCCGAGGCGATCTACAACCTGCAGGTGCGCCCAGATGACATTTGGGTCATCACTTTTCCAAGATCAG ggaCGACTTGGACCCAAGAAATGGTTTGGCTGATCGAAAATGATCTAGATTTTGCGGGAGCTAAGAAACAACCCCTCTATGACCGGTTTCCAATGTTAGA aacTACAGCACAGATACCAGAAATAGCAGTTGAATTGATAAAAGCTAATTTCATGAACTTAGGCTACTTCCAAGGGTTGAACGGTGCAGTAAAGGTACCAAGTTGGAAGTCCGTAGACGAAGCACCATCACCGCGGTTTATCAAAACGCATTTACCTCTTTCTCTTCTACCTCCAAGTCTTCTTAGCACTGCTAAAGTGATATACGTAGCGAGAGATCCAAGGGACGTAGCCGTTTCATACTATTATCTCCATAAAATGGTTGCCAAGTCATTGATGAGATCTACATTCACACATTTTTGGGATATATTCAGGAGAGATTTAT TACCCTGGACCCCAATAATAGAGCATACAAATGAAGCTTGGGAATTGAGGCATCACAAGAATatgcattttgttttttatgaagaTATGCTTAAG GATTTGCCAAAAGTAATACGAGGGGTATGCCAGTTCCTGGACAGAGACTACTCGGAAGAACAAATTAGACGTTTGGCGGATCACCTCAGTTTCAatagctttaaaaaaaataaaactgtcaACAACACAACTAATGAGAATGGAGAAATCCAGTTCATCAGAAAAG GGGAAGCAGGCGGTTGGAGGACCCACTTCGATGCCAAAATGGAGGTCCAAGCAGAAGAGTTTCTATCAACCAGACTAAAAGGTCTGACCTTGAAATATCCATCCCTATGCAATACGGACGGCGAgtgtacatatttataa